From a region of the Paenibacillus sp. R14(2021) genome:
- a CDS encoding iron-sulfur cluster biosynthesis family protein → MHFTFTDRAVEQLNAPLADENKHLKLLYDTEGCGCVANGIPTLLLVNEPDPDDKLGEGAPYSVWYEPRYEVFFEPELKVDFNASRNAFVLKSDNQIYTSNLRFLK, encoded by the coding sequence ATGCATTTTACCTTTACAGACAGAGCCGTGGAGCAGCTAAATGCTCCGCTTGCGGACGAGAACAAGCACCTCAAATTACTCTACGATACCGAAGGCTGCGGCTGTGTCGCGAACGGGATTCCGACGCTACTATTAGTCAACGAGCCGGATCCAGACGACAAGCTCGGCGAAGGCGCGCCTTATTCGGTATGGTACGAACCCCGCTACGAAGTGTTTTTCGAGCCTGAGCTTAAAGTGGATTTTAATGCTTCGCGCAACGCTTTCGTATTAAAGAGCGACAATCAGATTTACACGTCTAATTTGCGCTTCTTGAAGTAG
- a CDS encoding carbonic anhydrase: MSTIKDMLAFNEQFVENLDYEKYVTDKFPEKRMVIVTCMDTRLTELLPKALNLRNGDAKIIKNAGAIVTQPFGNIMRSILVAVYELGAKEVAVIGHYECGMTGLNPDLVMKHMLESGVTEETLRTLRNSGMHLERWLTGFDNVQDSVERSVGIIKNHPLLPSNTPVHGLIIDPTTGKLDLIVDGYGEDPQA, encoded by the coding sequence TTGAGTACGATTAAAGATATGTTAGCCTTTAACGAGCAGTTTGTAGAAAACCTTGACTATGAGAAGTACGTAACCGACAAATTTCCCGAAAAACGAATGGTCATCGTCACTTGCATGGATACGCGGCTCACGGAGCTGCTGCCCAAAGCGCTCAATCTGCGCAACGGCGACGCCAAGATCATCAAGAACGCCGGCGCCATCGTGACCCAGCCCTTCGGCAACATCATGCGAAGCATTCTGGTCGCCGTCTATGAACTCGGCGCCAAAGAAGTTGCGGTCATCGGCCATTATGAATGCGGCATGACAGGTCTTAACCCGGATCTCGTCATGAAGCATATGCTCGAGAGCGGCGTGACTGAGGAAACGCTGCGTACGCTGCGCAATTCCGGCATGCATCTAGAACGCTGGCTGACCGGCTTCGACAATGTCCAAGACAGCGTCGAGCGCAGTGTCGGGATTATCAAGAACCATCCGCTTCTGCCTTCGAATACCCCTGTTCACGGCTTGATTATCGATCCGACGACCGGCAAGCTGGATCTGATCGTCGACGGGTACGGAGAAGACCCGCAAGCGTAA
- the ytxJ gene encoding bacillithiol system redox-active protein YtxJ: protein MSEYKEIQTLEEWNAALEGSSTRPLVVFKHSTTCPVSANAYHEFTSYLNSPDASDENDYVLVKVIESRPVSNQIAEDISVKHESPQIILIKDKAKYWTSSHWSITQAHMKAVMN from the coding sequence ATGTCCGAATACAAGGAAATTCAAACATTGGAAGAATGGAATGCCGCACTCGAAGGGTCCAGTACCCGTCCGCTCGTCGTGTTCAAACACAGCACGACTTGTCCGGTAAGCGCGAATGCGTACCATGAATTCACGAGCTACCTAAACAGCCCGGATGCTTCCGACGAGAACGATTACGTGCTCGTGAAAGTAATCGAGTCCCGCCCAGTATCGAATCAAATAGCGGAAGATATTTCGGTTAAGCACGAATCACCTCAAATTATTCTGATTAAGGATAAAGCGAAATATTGGACTTCCTCGCACTGGTCCATCACGCAAGCACATATGAAGGCGGTTATGAATTAA
- a CDS encoding YxcD family protein, which translates to MRIYTDEIINAICLHMADRRGVSPTDVEVQLSWDEEYGFTAEVWVLGRSQYLVEANLLEAIEQYLYKQYQLRKFRSQITLDADEEFWADIED; encoded by the coding sequence ATGCGGATCTATACGGACGAGATTATTAACGCTATATGCCTCCACATGGCAGATCGCCGCGGTGTCTCGCCGACTGACGTCGAAGTGCAGCTGTCGTGGGATGAGGAGTACGGCTTTACTGCAGAGGTATGGGTGCTTGGAAGAAGCCAGTATTTGGTGGAAGCGAATTTGCTTGAAGCCATCGAACAATATTTGTACAAACAGTATCAGCTTCGCAAGTTTCGTTCGCAGATCACGCTCGATGCAGACGAGGAATTCTGGGCGGATATCGAAGATTAA
- a CDS encoding glycosyl hydrolase family 18 protein, which yields MQKRIKWTAVIAAALALQAGLTTIAIAAVHAADSTTNYRVFQNDRAIKEFVTITSATRYASTFDHAHVEKIAGREWVWDNLPRFKVYENGVTSAGREFRTLAEAKQFAGKARFAQIRDLEKPGFVQAAFPNYRMYQGDNSAGGWMFKTLAEAKQAAKPYANIHVMDIAGNQWVWDNLSPAQEDAQRHSEPKYIVTKDGISLSHTSYSFLLDAIRASAQSPGSSVMNTFTGQIVHTNLPSFTVIQSGKALGAYYSIYSAIAYAKTLAGATVVKDGIPWWTNMPYLSVYQGDTLLKTFYTRKSAVQYAGQFTNSSVLTADFRAIWNNKNKLQVLAWNGVSRTSTIMDQVSRTQGLDVDSPSWFELEAADGSFTDASDSALVKTLHASGIKLTPLVSNQFDSKLTSAFLSDPAATGRFIASLVAKLSALGVDGVNVDFENLAGSDRARYTAFIRSLTSAAHQAGLTVSIDLPRGDVSWDAKTAYDHASMAGIVDMIMIMAYDQHWAGSEDAGSVAGLPWVEEGVRQFLSYGIPRDKLMLGIPFYVREWRVNSKGSLVDSKAILMKDVPALIQSQGAQAAFDAASGQTKYTYFGQDGYTHIFWSETAGTVKARLAIAKKYDLAGLAAWRLGFEQATLWNMLLQRK from the coding sequence ATGCAAAAACGTATCAAATGGACCGCCGTTATCGCTGCCGCTCTGGCCTTGCAAGCCGGTTTAACGACGATTGCCATCGCTGCAGTTCACGCTGCAGACAGCACGACAAATTATCGGGTCTTTCAAAACGATAGAGCGATCAAAGAATTTGTCACCATCACCAGTGCGACCCGCTATGCCAGCACATTCGATCACGCCCATGTAGAGAAAATAGCAGGACGCGAATGGGTCTGGGATAACCTCCCAAGGTTCAAAGTTTATGAAAACGGTGTCACTTCCGCGGGACGCGAGTTTCGAACGTTGGCGGAAGCGAAGCAGTTCGCGGGAAAAGCGCGATTCGCCCAGATCCGCGATCTTGAGAAGCCGGGATTCGTACAAGCCGCCTTCCCCAATTATCGGATGTACCAAGGCGACAATTCGGCTGGCGGCTGGATGTTCAAGACGCTTGCCGAAGCGAAGCAGGCGGCCAAGCCGTACGCCAATATTCACGTCATGGATATCGCCGGCAATCAATGGGTATGGGACAACCTCTCGCCAGCACAGGAAGACGCACAGCGCCATTCCGAACCAAAGTACATCGTGACAAAAGATGGAATTTCGCTGAGTCATACATCGTACAGCTTCCTGCTTGATGCCATACGCGCCTCAGCCCAATCACCGGGCAGTTCAGTTATGAATACGTTTACGGGACAGATCGTACATACAAATCTCCCGTCTTTCACCGTCATCCAATCGGGCAAGGCGCTTGGTGCCTATTATAGTATTTACAGCGCCATTGCCTATGCCAAAACGTTAGCCGGCGCAACGGTCGTAAAAGATGGAATACCTTGGTGGACCAACATGCCCTATTTGTCCGTTTACCAAGGCGACACGCTGCTGAAAACCTTCTACACGCGGAAGAGTGCCGTTCAGTATGCGGGCCAATTTACCAATTCCAGCGTGTTGACCGCTGATTTCCGCGCAATATGGAATAATAAGAACAAGCTTCAAGTGCTCGCGTGGAACGGCGTTTCGCGCACGTCCACCATTATGGATCAAGTCAGCCGGACGCAGGGTCTGGACGTCGACTCCCCTTCCTGGTTCGAGCTCGAAGCCGCCGACGGCTCCTTCACGGATGCTTCCGACTCTGCCTTGGTGAAAACGCTTCATGCCTCCGGTATCAAGCTCACGCCGCTCGTCAGCAACCAGTTTGACAGCAAGCTGACTAGTGCGTTTCTGAGCGATCCGGCGGCGACGGGAAGGTTCATTGCATCGCTTGTTGCGAAGCTCTCCGCGCTCGGCGTCGATGGCGTAAATGTCGATTTCGAAAACCTGGCCGGCTCCGACCGTGCCCGCTATACGGCCTTTATCCGCTCCTTAACCTCAGCAGCGCATCAAGCCGGTCTTACGGTATCCATCGACCTGCCGCGCGGCGATGTAAGCTGGGATGCCAAAACCGCATATGATCACGCTTCAATGGCAGGAATTGTCGATATGATTATGATAATGGCTTATGACCAGCACTGGGCAGGCAGCGAGGATGCAGGCTCCGTCGCCGGGCTCCCGTGGGTGGAAGAAGGCGTTCGGCAGTTTCTGTCCTACGGAATTCCACGCGACAAGCTGATGCTCGGCATCCCGTTCTACGTGCGGGAATGGCGCGTGAACAGCAAGGGCAGCCTCGTAGACAGCAAAGCGATACTGATGAAGGATGTGCCGGCGCTTATTCAATCGCAAGGCGCGCAAGCCGCATTCGACGCCGCCTCCGGACAGACGAAGTATACGTACTTTGGTCAGGACGGATACACGCATATATTCTGGTCTGAGACGGCGGGTACCGTCAAAGCGCGGCTCGCCATTGCGAAGAAATATGACTTGGCCGGCCTTGCCGCCTGGCGGCTCGGCTTTGAGCAGGCTACCCTCTGGAACATGCTGCTTCAGCGGAAATAA
- a CDS encoding diguanylate cyclase, producing the protein MNASSIENHTWNRRVLYFYWMIAGLMLLTGEVIHLLRLYPDDWSGALFPPGLETAFFVLFACLLLSEILYRVMKPYYDFFLIGVGFAFGLVIMLAFGSTVKGLYAALDFPIIVSLFYFDRLKLRFAAIFTLFCYGLFYGFLEQLRDQITFYEMVALTNMVIGTVLIGHVMMSKAQVLLKSLEQAARSEMNAFAETIADENEAKYDHLTGLYNHITFQEYMISLTEQQFGSSMQLQLAVLDIDNFKCVNDTCGHHLGDIVLRDIADVLKDCISIDDVAARFGGEEFAIILTGKQPKESLALLEDIREQVAGLLFPILNNRKVTVSIGMSDFRPGMSKDALFREADLYLYEAKKSGKDRIVSAVDKEVLA; encoded by the coding sequence ATGAATGCCTCCTCGATTGAGAACCACACTTGGAATCGCAGGGTGCTGTATTTCTACTGGATGATAGCCGGACTTATGCTGCTGACGGGAGAAGTTATTCATTTGCTTCGTTTGTATCCGGACGACTGGTCGGGAGCTTTGTTTCCGCCTGGGCTTGAAACCGCATTCTTCGTTCTGTTCGCCTGCCTGCTGCTATCCGAAATACTCTATCGGGTCATGAAGCCGTATTATGACTTCTTCCTGATCGGCGTCGGATTTGCTTTCGGCCTCGTTATTATGCTAGCGTTCGGCTCGACCGTTAAGGGGCTTTATGCTGCGCTTGATTTTCCGATTATCGTATCACTGTTTTATTTCGATCGTCTGAAGCTGAGGTTTGCGGCTATATTTACGCTGTTCTGCTATGGCTTGTTCTATGGGTTCTTGGAACAGCTGCGGGATCAAATCACGTTCTATGAGATGGTTGCGCTTACAAATATGGTTATTGGAACCGTACTCATTGGACATGTCATGATGTCCAAGGCGCAAGTGCTGCTGAAATCGCTGGAACAGGCAGCGCGATCAGAGATGAATGCATTTGCGGAAACCATCGCAGACGAGAATGAAGCCAAATACGATCATCTCACTGGACTCTACAACCATATTACGTTTCAAGAATATATGATTTCACTGACGGAGCAGCAGTTCGGCTCATCGATGCAGCTGCAGCTGGCTGTTCTTGATATCGATAACTTCAAATGCGTGAACGATACATGCGGCCATCATCTCGGTGACATCGTGCTGCGAGATATCGCGGATGTGTTGAAGGACTGCATCTCGATCGATGATGTAGCCGCCAGGTTTGGAGGCGAAGAATTCGCAATTATTTTGACGGGCAAACAGCCTAAGGAAAGCCTGGCGCTGCTGGAGGACATTCGAGAACAAGTCGCCGGATTGCTGTTTCCCATCCTCAATAATCGCAAGGTTACGGTGAGCATCGGCATGTCTGATTTCCGTCCAGGCATGTCCAAGGATGCGTTATTTCGAGAAGCGGATTTGTATCTGTATGAAGCGAAGAAATCCGGCAAAGACCGTATCGTATCTGCAGTCGACAAGGAGGTGCTTGCATGA
- a CDS encoding carboxypeptidase M32, with amino-acid sequence MASKGNEVLDLFVSRIGLIKSYEEALAVLYWDLRTGAPRKGMDVRSEAIGNLSGQMFKLSTAPELGEWLTALEQPEENAALSEVHQRLVLETRKDYDRSVKIPPQLYQEYVVLTSQAESMWEEAKTNSDYASFEPFLDKIITYTNQFIDLWGVKGSRYDTLLDAYEPGMTTKELDRVFGGLREQLVPLSAAIAASPHQPETEFLKQTYAKEAQKKFSLFILEQMGFDFAAGRLDESAHPFATGLNPGDVRITTRYLTDDVTSALFGTIHEGGHALYEQNIRKDLIGTTLATGTSMGIHESQSRFWENVIGRSMSFWSRYYGDLQQHFPGQLDVSMEDFYRATNVVEPSLIRIEADELTYNLHIIIRYEIEKLIFNEGVKASELPALWNAKYKEYLGIEPKNDGEGVLQDVHWSGGAFGYFPSYSLGNMYAAQITDTLEREMPNFWELVESGNLHPIKEWLTDKVYQYGKLRTPSELITSITGKPLDPEYLVNYLEKKYTAIYKL; translated from the coding sequence ATGGCAAGCAAAGGAAACGAAGTGCTGGATTTATTCGTATCGCGCATCGGACTTATTAAGAGTTATGAGGAGGCGCTTGCCGTTCTCTACTGGGATTTGCGCACGGGAGCGCCGCGCAAAGGCATGGACGTTCGTTCCGAAGCAATCGGCAATCTGTCTGGTCAAATGTTCAAGCTGTCGACGGCTCCGGAGCTCGGCGAATGGCTGACGGCGCTGGAGCAGCCGGAAGAGAATGCCGCGCTTAGCGAGGTGCATCAGCGGCTCGTCTTAGAGACGCGCAAGGATTATGACCGCAGCGTCAAAATTCCGCCGCAGCTCTATCAAGAGTACGTCGTCTTAACCTCGCAGGCGGAATCCATGTGGGAGGAAGCCAAGACAAACAGCGATTATGCGTCGTTCGAGCCGTTCTTGGACAAAATCATTACATACACGAATCAATTCATTGATCTATGGGGCGTCAAAGGCTCCCGTTACGATACGCTCCTGGACGCCTACGAACCGGGCATGACGACGAAGGAGCTGGACCGCGTATTCGGCGGACTGCGCGAGCAGCTGGTTCCATTATCCGCGGCCATTGCGGCATCGCCGCATCAGCCGGAAACCGAATTCTTGAAGCAGACTTACGCGAAGGAAGCGCAGAAGAAGTTCAGCCTGTTCATTCTAGAGCAAATGGGCTTCGATTTCGCGGCGGGGCGGCTTGATGAGAGCGCGCATCCGTTCGCGACAGGCCTCAATCCGGGTGATGTTCGGATTACGACGAGGTATCTGACCGATGACGTAACCAGCGCGCTGTTCGGCACGATTCATGAAGGCGGCCATGCACTGTACGAGCAGAACATCCGCAAGGATCTGATCGGCACGACGCTTGCGACGGGCACGTCGATGGGCATTCACGAATCGCAGTCCCGCTTCTGGGAGAACGTGATTGGCCGCTCCATGAGCTTCTGGAGCCGCTACTACGGCGATTTGCAGCAGCATTTCCCGGGGCAGCTGGACGTGTCCATGGAGGATTTCTACCGCGCGACGAACGTGGTCGAGCCTTCATTGATCCGAATCGAGGCGGATGAGCTGACGTACAACCTGCATATCATTATCCGGTACGAGATCGAGAAGCTGATCTTTAATGAAGGCGTGAAGGCATCCGAGCTGCCGGCGCTCTGGAACGCGAAGTATAAGGAATATCTCGGCATCGAGCCGAAGAACGACGGCGAAGGCGTGCTGCAGGATGTGCATTGGTCCGGCGGGGCGTTCGGTTACTTCCCTTCTTACTCGCTCGGCAATATGTACGCAGCCCAGATCACCGATACGCTCGAGCGCGAAATGCCGAATTTCTGGGAGCTGGTCGAGAGCGGTAATCTGCATCCCATCAAGGAGTGGCTGACGGACAAGGTCTACCAATATGGCAAGCTTAGAACGCCTTCCGAGCTCATCACGAGCATTACCGGCAAGCCGCTGGATCCGGAATATTTGGTCAACTATTTAGAAAAGAAATATACTGCGATCTATAAGCTGTAA
- a CDS encoding bifunctional diguanylate cyclase/phosphodiesterase translates to MMRADVYLLFMLAPLLFLFQSSVDIYRRNPGKLENRMAAAAMLLLFLLSVLDFTQMLLPVTSIAYWYAYVKYPVTLLLAGTSLCLHVTMTRGYHRIPYQAGVTAALLPVAVYMLQAVLQGPHYFVKQVTVIGHWKLDEPSGVWLVYVMITFVIWLANNALAYSAWKQTADRGSKGRFLILIRSNLLFMLAFGVCAAVCAIFRLQLPLPSIITSLPVLVWGISIRLMMINTDFLPQLAGKYEAFFQLSPAPILILDRQGRILEANPRAVEMFGIHLEGQNGQVFESFLIPADQQRFHDRYAADFPNICWQGEEMALWSADGQLRTVLMDMAALAENGEPYVLTILSDITQRKAVERQTDYLAHYDALTGLPNRISFKHELEEALARENHPHQFDAVLLVDLDRFKLINDTLGHHNGDELLKLIAARFRECLSPDMGLARAGGDEFMILVRGAAEYDEIIWIAEKLQQALESPVCLHGAPFFITASVGISLFPSDGNQADVIIKNADIAMYHAKSKGGGQYRFFSKELNSSINRMVEMEANLRKALDEDEFIIQYQPQTNIGSGRTIGAEALVRWNSKVYGMVSPADFIPLAEQTGLILRLGQWVMEEACREAKRWERGGWPSMVVSVNVSVKQFMQPDFVAEVRRILEETGLEARKLYLEITESVVIDKLEVTLKMLDELVAMGVEIAIDDFGTGYSSLSILRQLPISIIKIDRSFIGEMVEAESVRTVVSTMISMTHSLGKTVVAEGIETEEQLAWLKAMGCDKGQGYYIDKPLSAEMMRNRLKKSS, encoded by the coding sequence ATGATGCGAGCTGACGTGTATCTGCTCTTTATGCTGGCGCCGCTATTATTTCTATTTCAATCGTCAGTGGATATTTATCGCCGAAATCCAGGCAAGCTGGAGAACCGAATGGCAGCCGCTGCGATGCTGCTGTTATTTCTGCTGTCCGTCCTCGACTTTACCCAAATGCTCCTGCCCGTGACGTCGATCGCTTACTGGTACGCTTATGTGAAATATCCGGTGACGCTGCTGCTGGCAGGAACAAGCCTTTGTCTGCATGTTACGATGACGCGCGGCTATCATCGGATTCCGTATCAAGCGGGCGTCACAGCTGCGCTGCTGCCCGTTGCGGTGTATATGCTTCAAGCGGTCTTACAGGGTCCTCATTACTTCGTCAAACAGGTTACGGTCATCGGACATTGGAAGCTCGACGAGCCAAGCGGCGTTTGGCTGGTGTATGTCATGATCACCTTCGTTATCTGGCTTGCGAATAACGCGCTCGCTTATTCGGCCTGGAAGCAAACGGCTGACAGGGGGAGCAAGGGCCGATTCCTCATCCTCATTCGCTCCAATCTTCTATTTATGCTCGCATTTGGAGTGTGTGCTGCTGTCTGCGCTATCTTCCGTCTGCAACTGCCATTACCGTCGATCATCACGAGCCTTCCCGTATTGGTATGGGGCATCTCGATTCGCCTCATGATGATCAACACGGACTTCCTGCCGCAGCTTGCCGGCAAATACGAGGCGTTCTTCCAGCTGTCGCCTGCTCCCATCCTGATTCTCGATAGGCAAGGGCGTATTCTAGAGGCCAATCCCAGAGCGGTGGAAATGTTCGGCATCCATCTTGAAGGCCAGAACGGGCAGGTATTCGAGTCGTTTCTCATACCGGCGGACCAACAGCGGTTTCATGACCGGTATGCCGCGGATTTCCCGAATATCTGCTGGCAAGGCGAGGAGATGGCGCTGTGGAGCGCAGATGGCCAGCTCCGTACCGTCTTGATGGATATGGCTGCGCTTGCCGAGAATGGAGAGCCTTACGTGCTTACGATTCTAAGCGACATTACGCAGCGCAAAGCGGTCGAACGTCAAACGGACTATTTGGCTCATTACGATGCGCTGACGGGCTTGCCCAATCGCATCTCGTTCAAGCATGAGCTGGAGGAGGCATTAGCGCGAGAGAATCATCCCCATCAATTCGATGCCGTCCTGTTGGTCGATCTGGATCGCTTCAAGCTTATTAACGATACGCTGGGGCATCATAACGGCGATGAGCTGTTGAAGCTGATTGCCGCGCGGTTTCGTGAATGTCTATCGCCTGATATGGGGCTTGCCCGGGCGGGCGGCGACGAATTCATGATTCTGGTCCGAGGCGCTGCCGAGTATGACGAGATCATCTGGATCGCCGAGAAGCTGCAGCAGGCGCTGGAGTCACCGGTCTGCCTGCACGGCGCCCCATTCTTTATTACGGCGAGCGTCGGCATCAGCCTCTTCCCAAGCGACGGCAATCAGGCGGATGTCATTATTAAGAATGCGGACATCGCCATGTACCATGCCAAGTCGAAAGGAGGCGGACAGTACCGGTTCTTCTCGAAGGAATTGAATTCCTCGATTAATCGGATGGTCGAGATGGAAGCGAATTTACGCAAGGCGCTGGATGAGGACGAGTTTATCATTCAGTACCAGCCGCAGACGAATATCGGCAGCGGGAGAACGATCGGCGCGGAGGCGCTCGTTCGATGGAATTCGAAGGTGTACGGCATGGTATCGCCGGCGGACTTCATTCCGCTTGCCGAGCAGACCGGGCTTATTCTAAGGCTTGGCCAATGGGTGATGGAGGAAGCTTGCAGGGAGGCGAAGCGCTGGGAGCGTGGCGGGTGGCCGTCGATGGTCGTCTCTGTGAACGTGTCGGTCAAGCAATTCATGCAGCCGGATTTCGTAGCAGAGGTCAGAAGAATTTTGGAGGAAACGGGACTGGAGGCAAGGAAGCTCTACTTGGAAATTACGGAGAGCGTCGTCATCGATAAGCTGGAAGTGACCTTGAAGATGCTGGATGAGCTTGTCGCCATGGGCGTCGAAATCGCAATCGACGATTTTGGAACCGGGTATTCATCACTTAGTATCTTGCGTCAGCTGCCGATCTCCATTATCAAAATCGACCGCTCGTTCATCGGGGAAATGGTCGAGGCTGAATCCGTGCGAACGGTTGTCTCAACCATGATTTCGATGACGCACAGTCTAGGCAAGACGGTCGTCGCCGAAGGTATAGAGACGGAGGAGCAGCTCGCATGGCTCAAAGCGATGGGCTGCGATAAAGGCCAAGGCTATTACATCGATAAGCCGCTGTCCGCCGAAATGATGCGGAACAGGCTGAAGAAGTCTTCTTAG
- a CDS encoding GGDEF domain-containing protein, giving the protein MIRRLLEPPVHMSFWNRRVRISYWCLGILFAACILMTWPVVMRDYPDRIDIYVRNQVLIQSGSIFAILIAAELLYKIKGEFQNYLIITVGSCYAHIVLSLNSPGVHGVQIVMILPLLISTLYFEYGKVAYACFITVVPYACLTAFTDFYLYGYRSYDKAIGYGLVCFVTLICLAVVNRGLRIITSEETALINEEKHRQQRQVIHAISRKDALTGLNNHKTFQEKLWQAIKQDDGGPLHLALIDLDNFKSINDTFGHLSGDAVLRHLGRLIDASAEPSVFTARYGGEEFAVIFSGMETGAVQQWLERLRADIEQAVIIELGGRRVTVSIGCHRLLKEEDKDALFRMTDEALYRAKRSGKNRIAW; this is encoded by the coding sequence ATGATCCGGCGACTTCTGGAACCGCCTGTACATATGTCATTCTGGAACCGAAGGGTGCGCATATCCTACTGGTGCTTGGGGATTTTGTTCGCAGCCTGCATCCTGATGACTTGGCCCGTCGTCATGCGCGATTACCCGGACCGTATCGACATCTATGTCCGCAACCAGGTGCTCATCCAGAGCGGAAGTATTTTCGCTATTCTTATCGCTGCAGAGCTGCTCTATAAGATTAAGGGCGAGTTTCAGAACTACTTAATCATCACGGTCGGATCCTGTTATGCCCATATCGTGCTGTCCTTGAATTCCCCGGGCGTTCACGGCGTTCAGATCGTAATGATCCTTCCTTTGCTTATTTCGACCTTATATTTTGAATATGGCAAAGTTGCCTATGCCTGCTTCATTACCGTCGTGCCTTACGCATGCTTAACGGCATTCACGGATTTCTATCTTTACGGTTACCGCAGCTATGATAAAGCGATTGGCTATGGGCTGGTTTGCTTCGTAACGCTCATCTGCCTGGCTGTCGTGAATCGGGGTTTGCGCATCATCACCTCGGAGGAAACGGCGCTGATTAATGAAGAGAAGCACCGGCAGCAGCGGCAGGTCATTCATGCGATTTCCCGCAAGGATGCGTTAACCGGCTTGAACAATCATAAGACGTTTCAAGAGAAGCTGTGGCAGGCGATAAAGCAGGATGATGGTGGGCCGCTTCATCTCGCCTTGATCGATCTCGATAATTTCAAATCGATTAACGATACGTTCGGTCATTTGTCGGGTGACGCCGTACTTCGCCACCTCGGTAGGCTTATCGATGCCAGCGCCGAGCCTTCCGTCTTCACGGCGCGATACGGCGGCGAGGAATTTGCCGTTATTTTCTCGGGAATGGAAACGGGGGCTGTCCAGCAATGGCTTGAACGGCTTAGAGCTGATATCGAACAGGCCGTCATCATAGAGCTTGGCGGCAGGCGCGTCACTGTCAGCATAGGCTGCCATCGTCTCCTGAAGGAAGAAGATAAGGATGCCCTCTTCCGTATGACGGATGAGGCGCTCTACCGCGCGAAGCGCAGCGGGAAGAACCGAATCGCATGGTGA
- a CDS encoding DUF309 domain-containing protein: protein MHNSPYPAAYEHFLYEFHAVRDYFECHELLEAYWKEHPGDGFGDTWIGLIQLAVGSYHHRRGNQRGALKMFQQSLEHLAAASQADRLGIDGQELLARIARQAAAVERGESFTDMNIPLTDAALLERLQLAAAVSGKVWGAPSDSDEALLHRHTLRDRSDVIAARAAAAEAKKLRKSQ, encoded by the coding sequence ATGCATAACAGCCCGTATCCAGCTGCCTATGAACACTTTCTCTATGAATTTCACGCTGTGCGGGATTACTTCGAATGCCATGAGCTGCTTGAAGCGTATTGGAAGGAGCATCCCGGTGACGGTTTCGGCGATACATGGATTGGACTCATTCAATTGGCCGTCGGTTCCTATCATCATCGGAGAGGCAATCAGCGGGGTGCGTTGAAAATGTTTCAACAGTCGCTGGAGCATCTCGCTGCCGCCTCGCAAGCCGATCGACTTGGCATTGACGGGCAGGAGCTGCTTGCACGGATTGCACGGCAGGCTGCAGCCGTGGAGCGCGGCGAGTCGTTCACGGATATGAATATTCCCTTAACCGATGCCGCACTGCTGGAACGACTACAGCTCGCTGCCGCCGTATCGGGCAAAGTATGGGGAGCGCCGAGCGATTCCGACGAAGCGCTGCTGCACCGGCATACGCTGCGAGATCGCAGCGATGTGATTGCCGCGCGAGCGGCCGCGGCAGAGGCGAAGAAGCTTCGGAAGTCGCAGTAG